In one Dysgonomonadaceae bacterium PH5-43 genomic region, the following are encoded:
- a CDS encoding ribosome-binding factor A (product_source=KO:K02834; cath_funfam=3.30.300.20; cog=COG0858; ko=KO:K02834; pfam=PF02033; superfamily=89919; tigrfam=TIGR00082), producing MESKRLQKIERLIQKDLSEIFLLQTRQTQGLMVSVTKVRISPDLSVAKAYLSVFPSDKSEEVVKNISQNKKAIRFELGQRIGKQVRRIPELAFFVDDSMDYLENIDMLLNKNKEDQTPES from the coding sequence ATGGAAAGCAAAAGATTACAGAAAATAGAACGACTAATACAAAAAGATCTTAGTGAGATTTTTTTATTACAAACAAGACAAACTCAAGGCTTAATGGTATCGGTAACTAAAGTAAGAATTAGTCCCGACCTAAGCGTTGCTAAAGCTTACTTAAGTGTATTCCCGTCCGACAAATCGGAAGAGGTGGTAAAAAATATATCTCAAAACAAAAAAGCTATACGTTTCGAATTAGGACAAAGGATAGGCAAACAAGTGCGCCGTATTCCTGAGTTAGCTTTCTTTGTAGACGACTCTATGGATTATCTTGAAAACATAGATATGCTACTTAATAAAAATAAAGAAGACCAAACTCCGGAAAGTTGA